Proteins encoded by one window of Micromonospora coxensis:
- the sigK gene encoding ECF RNA polymerase sigma factor SigK: MTHGDIDGDRTPPPEGGPRLRAVPDVPDPRAEADDLLRAVARGDEAAFERLYALVSPRVHGLVRRVLRDPAQAEEVTQEVLVEVWRTAARFDPARGSATAWVFTIAHRRAVDRVRSEQAGAERVRRVAAGSGETPYDEVAEEAAARLERQQVRRCLTELTQVQREAITLAYYGGHSYREVAGLLDTALPTVKTRMRDGLIRLRDCLGVELGR, encoded by the coding sequence ACTGCGGGCGGTCCCCGACGTGCCGGACCCGCGCGCCGAGGCCGACGACCTGCTGCGCGCGGTCGCCCGCGGCGACGAGGCGGCCTTCGAGCGGCTGTACGCGCTCGTCTCGCCCCGGGTGCACGGGCTGGTGCGGCGGGTGCTGCGCGATCCGGCGCAGGCCGAGGAGGTGACCCAGGAGGTACTGGTCGAGGTGTGGCGCACCGCCGCCCGCTTCGACCCGGCCCGGGGCTCCGCCACCGCCTGGGTCTTCACCATCGCGCACCGGCGCGCGGTGGACCGGGTCCGCTCCGAGCAGGCCGGCGCCGAGCGGGTCCGCAGGGTCGCCGCGGGCTCCGGCGAGACGCCGTACGACGAGGTGGCCGAGGAGGCGGCGGCGCGGCTGGAACGCCAGCAGGTGCGCCGCTGCCTCACCGAGCTGACCCAGGTGCAGCGGGAGGCGATCACGCTGGCCTACTACGGCGGGCACAGCTACCGGGAGGTCGCCGGCCTGCTCGACACCGCCCTGCCGACCGTCAAGACCCGGATGCGCGACGGGCTGATCCGTCTGCGCGACTGCCTCGGAGTGGAGCTGGGCCGATGA